AACCGTAAATTGACTTTCCTCCATAACCGTTGGCATGGTCGGTGTCACCACCTTGGATCATGAAGTTTGGAATGATTCTGTGAAATTTGGTACCCGCATAACCCCAGCCTTTTTCACCGGTACATAAAGCTCTGAAGTTCTCGGCTGTCTTTGGCACAACTTCATCGTACAATTCGAATTCGATTCTACCAGCCTTGGCATCATTAATAGCTGTGTCGAAGAACACTTTGGTGCCCAAACTCAAGTTTGAGGTGGAAAATAAACGTCTAAATGGGGCTTTGGTAGTTGCGACAAACATCTTTAAGACAATATTGAATTTATAGGATGACAAATGTTTAGGTTATGAGTTTGTAGAAGCAAACATTAAATTTTTCAGTTTCTTAAAAAATCTTACATTATCTACACACAGTGTATTAGTTTTACACAGTAAGCAACGAAATCATCCTATCTATATCAGTGGATAGTATCCTTAGCCACTTAATAGTCTCTTGGATGTCCTTTGCTAGGAGCGCTTCATGTAGGCCTGGTAGAATATCTCCTATACATCCCACTTGCTTATTCGGTGCAAACACTGAATGTTTCATCCATGGCCTGCCAGTAAGCCCGACTTGGTGCAAGAATATCCTATCAATGAGCTGCATTTTCTTATTCGTCGTAAGTAGCTTCATGTAAATTTTGATCTTCTTATAAAACTTCCACCATGGATAATCCAGAACGCTATCCTTCTTTAAACTTCTCGTAAACTTGTCAAACGACTTGCTTGTGGAAAATGCAGCTAGTTCTAACTGATCCATGAGAGCGTCCAGCAAGGGGTCTGTATCCTCATTATTGGGGAAAGTGTCCTTTGTCATTTCGTAGAGTTCTGCATATCGCTTCCATATCAGTTCCATATAACTAGCAGTCTCGAATGGCAGAGATTCATTTTCAACTAGAATTAAAGCTGATATCCCCGCAAAGGTTGCTAGTGTGTTGTGCAACTCGTAGTTTGGGTCTAAGAACTTCTCTAGCCAGTGCTGTGAGTCATAGATAGAGTGACGTTGGTATATGGCATCGAATTTGCCATCAGATGCGAACTTGAAATCCGCTGAAGGAACCCCCAGGTGATGTTGGAAAACAGTCAATGATGGAGAGGAGTCCGGTCCCCCTATTATTAGATTTGATTGTTGTTTCCAGTGGTCGTATAAAGTATAACCAGCTTTGCCATTATAGAGCGTGTATTTGGCGGCTTCAAGGAATAGACTGCGCAACAACGGATGTGAATTACACTTGAATAGGTTTCCCGATATCGCCGAATCTAGATTAAAGTATACCAATGCCTTTTGGTCAAGTTCTGCTTTGTTTTCTACCCCATATGCTGTAGATCCCAGCATTCCCTGTGCCTCGCCATCCCAGCTAACAAGTTTAATTGTTCTCAAGGGCTTCCAACCTTTTTTACGTAGAGCACTGAGGCCCTTTGCaatatgaagaagaattGCACTCCCACTGCCAGCGTGGGCTGCTCCACCCGTTCCCCAAGAGTCTCGGTGGCTACCAATTATCACCTCACTGTCCTTGAATATCCCCGGTATTTCGACACTCACGTCAACAATCTTCTTCGCGTCGTACTTTTGTTTATTCACTACATGCACGTGCACGTTGCTATCCGATGGCCCTGTATAGTATTCAAAACCCTTGACGCTTCCTCCTCGGCCAATCTTAGTGCCCTTATTATTCAGCTTTTCAAGGATGGGAGTTATTTCCTTCTCACTCAATGGTACTGAAGGGATTGTCGGTATCCTACCGTCTGGCAGCAGTCTATCAGTATCTGGGCGCTTTGGTATATAGCCGGGGGTCGTGGGATCTCCGGGTATCTCGCTCAAATAAAGAACTGAATCCCTTTGAATGCTACTTTCATGCCTTGCTGGCCCATCAGGATAGCTTTCGTACCCATGGGCTTCTGTAACCCTACCGTCATCATATGAGTCTGTGTAGACTATAACCGCTATCGCGCCGTACGTCTCCGCATTTCTCACTTTTAATCCAGTATGTAGGTTACCATACCTTAAAATGTGTATCTTGTTCTCAATATCAATGCCATTGTCCTGCATAAACTTATAATCTTCGATCGTACCATAGTTGCAGAATACATATCTTGAACTAACATTTCCATCTGCCGAATACCCGTGAAATGCTGGAAAGCCCTCTGGATTGTCACTGGATGGATCTTCTATCAATTTCTCTTCCATCATACTAGCATTATAGGTCAATTTTCCATTCTCCCAAAGTGTGACACTTGTTAATACAGGAGTGTTTACCCATGGGTAATACGCTTGGCGTAAGGGATTGAACCCTAGTGAAGTGAGCTCATCAATTGTATACCGCAACGAATTCTGATCACCTGCCCATACCCTAGTGCTACTATAATTACCCAAGTGTTCCTTGATCTTATTATCATCCAATAATGTTGATATGTAAATTCTATAAGCCTCATCTTTTGTTAGCTTGCTCAAATGGAATCGCCTAAAATCCCGTGACAAAGACGTCCTAGGTAAAAATACCAATATAAATGTGGAGTAAATGATCACACTAGCAAGCACTATTAGGAAAAACTGAGTTTTGTGCTTTTTTACCGTCTCATATGAGCTTTTTATACTGTTAATTGTATTACTTCTCCCTCTTGCTATGAATGACTCGGAGTTTCCTCTAGCTCTTGTACCGTAGCCCACAAGCAAATCAGATGATGTTACATTATCACCATACCTTAGCAATGCAGCATTCTCATCTAAACCATTTTCAGGCCTCATAATTGTTTTTATTCCGCCCACACTTAATTTAAAATCTTCGGTAAAGGTCGATGAGTAGGAATTAAGGTATTTTTTCTATCCAGGTATAAATAAAAGATGTCGGCGCCAGCTTTAAAACGTTGTTTTGATTGAAATGCCTTCTTCTAATATCCTGTTTAGAAGTCTCTAAGCTTTCTAGCGATGCTTTAATACCATTCAGATCGTTTTATGGAACTCAGTTTGTAATTGTTCTTATAAGTAGGAATTGAAGTGTTGCTGTAAATGCTTGAGGAGAATATATTTAACGACATTGGAGAAGCAACGGCTAATGTTTTCAATAGATAATATTGCGCTTGTGatttaataaatatttaCTTGATTAGGAACTGTACATGTGATGGGAAAAGTCTATATTCTATCTAGCATATGTTATTTCCTTCTATGCATATATATTGGATGTTAACAGGAGCACAAGTACTAACATATCCCCCAGCAGGTCGGATAAGGTCACCGACCCCTTGTGCATATGATTGAGTTAACTTTTGGACACTACATGAGTATTAAACTTTGGGCTCTTTCTTCTTATCACTTTCTAATGTGTGGTCAGATGTTCTTTTGATAGATGCGTTGTCATTTTCCACCATAGAATCGGATTGAGAGCCTTTGACAGCTGAGTTTAGAGCATCTGTTACTCTCTTATCTGCGGTGACGCCGTTTACAGGCCTGAAGTACGGTTGGCACCTCCAATATGGAACGGTTTTGTATGCTCCGCCCCATAATTGTATTTCACCAGTACTGATAACATCTTTTTCCTCTATATCCTTCTGCTCGAAGATTTCAGCTACTATACGTTCAACTGGAATAACAACCTTCTCTTCCCAGTCTTCTAGGGGAGCTTTTGCAGATAAGGTAGCAAGATTTGCTCTGATATCAGTGTGAATGTTGAGGAAAGGTCTTAAAATCTTGAAAAAATGAGCTTTCATTGCGCCTTTCGATGCTTTGCTAGTCTCGTGCTGTTTTacaatttcaaaatattcTCGAGTTATTTTATCTACACGAGGGAATGTTTTATCCTTGTCATCAATGTGTTCTGTGTTGAAGACACCAGGGTTATACAAATTTCCTTCTGCGCTCATTACTGCATCGCAGCCAATGGTCTTCATGCACCGGTCAATATCCTCAGGGTAAAGGATGTTACCGTTTGCAAAGTAAACGGTGTCTTCCGGTAGATTGTCTCTCAAGTATTTCATCGTTTCCCAGTCTGCTATCCCAGTTTGTTGTCCTTTTTGTTCCCGAAGTCTGCCATGTACTGTTAGAAATTGAGCGCCAGCGTCTAATACCATCTTGGCGTACTCTAAAGTCTTCTCCTTTTCTGGAAAGATCCTGATCTTAGCTGTGACAGGGACATCAAGATTCTCATGTAAGTTTCTAATCAACTTGGAGACTAGTTCCCACTCATCCATTAAAAATGCACCATAATGGCCTTTTTTCGCAATGCCTTGTGGACACCCCAAATTTAAATCTACTGCATCACATTTATCCTGCACTAATCTGGCAGCCTGTAAAAGGTAATCAGGATCATTTGCACAAAATTGTACGACTAGCGGCCTGTCTATTTCTTCATTCCCATCAAGTTCACACCACATATCATTTCTGTATTTCTCAGATGAGGCAAATAACTTGGCGTGTAACATTGGAGTGTATGCCAAGGTTGCTCCATACCTCCTGGACAAAATTCTCCAAGCTAGCTCTGATTGATCAACCATTGGAGCCACAATCTTGGTAGGTTTACCTATTTTCTCGAACAATGCCCTACCAACAAGTTTCGCCACATTATTATTCAGAGAGTTTTGTTTCGTCATTACGGGTCTTTATTACTAGTATTACAAGTTGGATAAAGGTATTATGAACACACCTGTCTCTAAAACAAGTAAGATGCTTTGTCAATATTGTACAACatgagatgagatgagatgagaatgtcaaaaaataaaaagaaaCAAAATTCATTTCCGTAAAACGTTATGCTTTCTTTCAACGATATGAAAGTCATTTAAGGACTGCGAATCATAAGTTAAACCGGTTAATCATGATATAGCTGGATCGCGGCCCGATTAAAGTGTTAGGAACCACTACCAAAACCTCATCTGTGTCACGTGATTCTGAATATAGTACTATGCTTGTAACCTCATCATGTGTTCATGTTGTGGTCTTGCGATGTATGCTTATTGCTTAGAGGAGTTCTTCAACCACAGCACATCAGGGTACTTTCAAACCCTTCGCTGTGCCGCCAATTGCTGTTGCACACTATCTTGTCGCAGGCAGTAATAAAGCATCTGAATCACCAACACGAGTAATCTTGTTCTCGCTCAATTGCTCGTTTTCACCCTCAGAGGAGCATACCCTTCCAGCTTTCCAATTTTGATTTGGGCGGCATTTAAGATATGTTATGTCGCATTTAAACCGACTGGTAAACACGGAAACCATAGTAAGCACATTATGATGCACTTGCCTGTATGGATGAAAGCTAATCTCACAGACATCGCTACTTGGCAACCTGCCCAGTAGATAGTTTACAGATGAAACGTCCTGTTACCCGTAGTATTGTCCGTCACTTTCATACATATGTACAATGCTTCTACAAAAAGATCCCACTTTATAGAAAGCTACTGCACACGCAAAGCTAATACTAGCAGCTATTTGGTCTTATACATATACTCTAACCTTCAAACGCAAATACAAATAGGTAACCGCTATGAAACGAGTAAGCCCTAAGCATGAGTAGATTTCAAATGTCATCATCAACGAATTCTTGATAGCTTTAAAAAGCGATGCTCGTTTTATTATTCCTTCACCTCTATACATACTTCTTTTAAAACCATATAAACTTTGTCCAATATCCACCGCATAGACAGTACGAGGCTCGAGCATCGTCAGTTAGCGCAGCATGTTTTCATACTGCGTCCCGAGTTTCCATGTTCTTTGGAAGCTCTTAACTGGCACTCTCACTCATGGCCTACGTGATACGCGTGTGGAAAGACTAACGGCAACTCATAAGAACTCGTGTGGATACATCATGATACTCGAGCGTCAGAGAGGTGCAACATCCATCCAATAGATAGTCTTTTTTAGCTGTATTTACATTGACTGGCAGAATTTTCTTGGAATGTCGATCACTGGCTTGAGTAGAGTGGTTTTCACGTGATACCTCTTGAGTTGTTTCTTACGTCTAACGGATGATTCCAGCTCGTGAGTACTTGTAATCAGCCTACAGCATTGGAGTTTCTTCCTGCGAAGATGATACGGACTTGCGCATTGTCCAGCGCATTGTAGTGGAAAATACATTTAGCGTCCATTTTGCTTATTACAGTATttgaatatatatatacattaAACTAGCTGTACTTTATCGTTTTAATCATTAAATCCCAGCACTTCCCCCACAAACTGCATCTTACCGGAATATCCTTCGACATTTACGGATTGATTAATATTTGTCGGGCACTTCTATCAGATCGTACTTTAGTCCACACAATAAGTGCAGCCTCCCACAGAGGGAGTGGCCGATGATGCTGGAGATTGAAAGAATATAATAGATGTAGCCGAGGTGGACACCGGTGCAAACCAACGGGGCCCTAATCCTGCAATTGCTAGCAAAGGCGAACAAGAGGATGAGGGCGATAATGTGGCAGAAAAGTTGGCAGACAAGGGAGATAAAAATGCAGACTGATCGAGCAAATGGCGAAGGCGATCGTTCTCCTGACGCAATTCGCGAAGCTCTTCGTCATAGGATGCTGCTACGTCATCTGCTAAGAGAGTAGCAGATGCATTAACACTCTGGATTCCGCTCGCAATCACAGGGCTGTCAGCCATAAAAGCTGAACAAATTGCATCCTCATCGCGGAAACTGGGGAACTCATCTTCAGACATTGAATCACCAAAATCAGGCGAGCCGCTTGAACCCGTCCTTAGCAAGGTATCCGTTATATACAGCGCACTTTCTACGAGAAAACTGTCCGGTGTACCGGGATCCGGACAAGTGACTTCGGCGGCTGTAATGTCCGGTTCTTGTGTTTGAACCGGTCCCGTACAGCTCAAC
This window of the Eremothecium sinecaudum strain ATCC 58844 chromosome VII, complete sequence genome carries:
- the CPR3 gene encoding peptidylprolyl isomerase CPR3 (Syntenic homolog of Ashbya gossypii AER156C; Syntenic homolog of Saccharomyces cerevisiae YML078W (CPR3)); this translates as MFVATTKAPFRRLFSTSNLSLGTKVFFDTAINDAKAGRIEFELYDEVVPKTAENFRALCTGEKGWGYAGTKFHRIIPNFMIQGGDTDHANGYGGKSIYGSKFSDENFVKKHDRAGLLSMANSGPNSNGSQFFITNVPCPWLDGKHVVFGEVTKGMDLVKKIEGYGSMNGSPKANITIVDAGVVKD
- the VPS70 gene encoding putative zinc metalloprotease (Syntenic homolog of Ashbya gossypii AER157C; Syntenic homolog of Saccharomyces cerevisiae YJR126C (VPS70)), with the protein product MRPENGLDENAALLRYGDNVTSSDLLVGYGTRARGNSESFIARGRSNTINSIKSSYETVKKHKTQFFLIVLASVIIYSTFILVFLPRTSLSRDFRRFHLSKLTKDEAYRIYISTLLDDNKIKEHLGNYSSTRVWAGDQNSLRYTIDELTSLGFNPLRQAYYPWVNTPVLTSVTLWENGKLTYNASMMEEKLIEDPSSDNPEGFPAFHGYSADGNVSSRYVFCNYGTIEDYKFMQDNGIDIENKIHILRYGNLHTGLKVRNAETYGAIAVIVYTDSYDDGRVTEAHGYESYPDGPARHESSIQRDSVLYLSEIPGDPTTPGYIPKRPDTDRLLPDGRIPTIPSVPLSEKEITPILEKLNNKGTKIGRGGSVKGFEYYTGPSDSNVHVHVVNKQKYDAKKIVDVSVEIPGIFKDSEVIIGSHRDSWGTGGAAHAGSGSAILLHIAKGLSALRKKGWKPLRTIKLVSWDGEAQGMLGSTAYGVENKAELDQKALVYFNLDSAISGNLFKCNSHPLLRSLFLEAAKYTLYNGKAGYTLYDHWKQQSNLIIGGPDSSPSLTVFQHHLGVPSADFKFASDGKFDAIYQRHSIYDSQHWLEKFLDPNYELHNTLATFAGISALILVENESLPFETASYMELIWKRYAELYEMTKDTFPNNEDTDPLLDALMDQLELAAFSTSKSFDKFTRSLKKDSVLDYPWWKFYKKIKIYMKLLTTNKKMQLIDRIFLHQVGLTGRPWMKHSVFAPNKQVGCIGDILPGLHEALLAKDIQETIKWLRILSTDIDRMISLLTV
- the DUS1 gene encoding tRNA dihydrouridine synthase (Syntenic homolog of Ashbya gossypii AER158C; Syntenic homolog of Saccharomyces cerevisiae YML080W (DUS1)) is translated as MTKQNSLNNNVAKLVGRALFEKIGKPTKIVAPMVDQSELAWRILSRRYGATLAYTPMLHAKLFASSEKYRNDMWCELDGNEEIDRPLVVQFCANDPDYLLQAARLVQDKCDAVDLNLGCPQGIAKKGHYGAFLMDEWELVSKLIRNLHENLDVPVTAKIRIFPEKEKTLEYAKMVLDAGAQFLTVHGRLREQKGQQTGIADWETMKYLRDNLPEDTVYFANGNILYPEDIDRCMKTIGCDAVMSAEGNLYNPGVFNTEHIDDKDKTFPRVDKITREYFEIVKQHETSKASKGAMKAHFFKILRPFLNIHTDIRANLATLSAKAPLEDWEEKVVIPVERIVAEIFEQKDIEEKDVISTGEIQLWGGAYKTVPYWRCQPYFRPVNGVTADKRVTDALNSAVKGSQSDSMVENDNASIKRTSDHTLESDKKKEPKV
- a CDS encoding HGL243Cp (Syntenic homolog of Ashbya gossypii AER160C-A; Syntenic homolog of Ashbya gossypii NOHBY536; No homolog in Saccharomyces cerevisiae; Syntenic homolog of Kluyveromyces lactis KLLA0B04455g), which translates into the protein MSSYCKSLTKLENQIVLFEKEQEHYEEALLAKDLLIESQTNKIRELGDQVQRLALHLNTERGKLDLLLEQWEDTLHELNRALKQSRSSSHNFQQRALTAEKANRDLLAEVAILREKNEQLVRQLSCTGPVQTQEPDITAAEVTCPDPGTPDSFLVESALYITDTLLRTGSSGSPDFGDSMSEDEFPSFRDEDAICSAFMADSPVIASGIQSVNASATLLADDVAASYDEELRELRQENDRLRHLLDQSAFLSPLSANFSATLSPSSSCSPLLAIAGLGPRWFAPVSTSATSIIFFQSPASSATPSVGGCTYCVD